From the Halalkalicoccus sp. CGA53 genome, one window contains:
- a CDS encoding sensor domain-containing protein, with protein sequence MTGQSHRTGASTGIVASVVGPLLRRRTYLALLYLLLALPIGFVYSMALGFGLVIGLAFSILVVGLGIMLATVLACRLAGRFEYVLAESLLGVEMERPVSPEGGDGLIRTLRSYLDDGFTWRALAFVSMKLWVGLLGLALSSALSMATAVARLPHTVEFGEVNGEPVVWTIGTLPEGALASLVGLGLLVLLAHLIAAFGYVAGRMAVHLLGDPASDHRNPS encoded by the coding sequence ATGACCGGTCAGAGCCACCGAACTGGCGCATCGACGGGGATCGTAGCGAGCGTCGTCGGCCCGCTGCTCCGGCGACGGACCTACCTCGCCCTGCTCTACCTCCTGCTCGCGCTCCCGATCGGTTTCGTCTACTCGATGGCGCTCGGGTTCGGGCTCGTCATCGGGCTGGCATTCTCGATCCTCGTCGTCGGGCTCGGAATCATGCTCGCGACGGTGCTCGCGTGCCGGCTCGCCGGTCGGTTCGAGTACGTGCTCGCGGAGTCGCTGCTCGGCGTCGAGATGGAACGCCCGGTGTCACCCGAGGGAGGCGACGGCCTTATCAGAACGCTCCGGAGCTACCTCGACGACGGCTTCACCTGGCGGGCGCTCGCGTTCGTCTCGATGAAGCTCTGGGTTGGCCTGCTCGGGCTCGCGCTCAGCAGCGCGCTCTCGATGGCCACGGCGGTCGCCAGGCTCCCCCACACGGTCGAGTTCGGCGAGGTGAACGGCGAGCCGGTCGTCTGGACGATCGGGACGCTCCCCGAGGGCGCGCTCGCCTCGCTGGTCGGTCTGGGTCTGCTCGTGTTGCTCGCGCACCTGATCGCCGCGTTCGGCTACGTCGCCGGGCGGATGGCGGTCCACCTGCTCGGTGACCCGGCGAGCGACCACCGGAACCCGTCGTAG
- a CDS encoding thiolase family protein yields the protein MTQVVLVDGARTPHGTLLGSLTDVSAIELGRTALDGLLERTDLGPHRIDWVGLGNAIQAGIGQVPARQVVVESGLPNEVPVTTINEASGSGLRAIALAADRIAAGRAEFAVAGGFESMTNAPWILPGYRTGRRHGHVTAEDSMILDALWDVNLDVHMGEITERLVDREGGEYDLSRERQDRYALESHRRAAEAIDDGLYDEECVPVEVGGETVDRDEGARPESTMEDLAALSPAFREEGTITPANASKLSDGAGVVLLAESEAAEEVGLEPMAHLVDYATAYREPDEFNEAVGDVIETLLAANDLSVEDVDAFWVNEAFAAQSVYAMERLGIPRERMNPRGGAVAYGHPIGASGGMLAASLAHQLRQEDLEYGVMGMSVGGGGAIMSLWRR from the coding sequence ATGACCCAGGTCGTACTCGTCGACGGAGCCAGGACGCCACACGGAACGCTGCTCGGCTCGCTCACGGACGTCTCCGCGATCGAACTCGGCCGGACGGCGCTCGACGGCCTTCTGGAGCGAACCGACCTCGGCCCCCACCGGATCGACTGGGTCGGGCTGGGCAACGCGATCCAGGCCGGCATCGGGCAGGTGCCAGCGAGACAGGTCGTCGTCGAATCGGGCCTGCCGAACGAAGTGCCGGTGACGACCATCAACGAGGCCTCGGGCTCGGGGCTGCGCGCGATCGCGCTCGCCGCCGATCGGATCGCCGCCGGTCGGGCCGAGTTCGCCGTCGCCGGCGGGTTCGAGTCGATGACGAACGCGCCCTGGATCCTGCCCGGCTACCGGACCGGACGACGCCACGGTCACGTCACGGCAGAGGACTCGATGATCCTCGACGCGCTCTGGGACGTGAACCTCGACGTCCACATGGGCGAGATCACCGAACGGCTGGTCGATCGCGAGGGAGGGGAGTACGACCTTTCCAGGGAGCGTCAGGACCGCTACGCGCTCGAGAGCCACCGACGGGCTGCCGAGGCGATCGACGACGGGCTCTACGACGAGGAGTGCGTCCCGGTCGAAGTGGGCGGAGAGACGGTCGACCGGGACGAGGGCGCTCGCCCGGAGTCGACGATGGAGGACCTCGCGGCGCTCTCGCCGGCGTTCCGCGAGGAGGGGACGATCACGCCGGCGAACGCGTCGAAGCTCTCGGATGGCGCCGGCGTGGTCCTACTCGCCGAGAGTGAGGCGGCCGAGGAGGTCGGCCTGGAACCGATGGCCCACCTCGTCGACTACGCGACCGCCTACCGGGAGCCCGACGAGTTCAACGAGGCCGTCGGCGACGTCATCGAGACGCTGCTCGCCGCGAACGACCTCTCCGTCGAGGACGTAGACGCGTTCTGGGTGAACGAGGCGTTCGCGGCGCAGTCGGTCTACGCGATGGAACGGCTCGGGATCCCGCGCGAGCGGATGAACCCCCGGGGTGGTGCGGTCGCCTACGGTCACCCGATTGGCGCGTCCGGGGGGATGCTCGCCGCGTCGCTCGCCCACCAGCTCCGACAGGAGGACCTGGAGTACGGCGTGATGGGGATGAGCGTCGGCGGTGGCGGGGCGATCATGTCGCTCTGGCGGCGGTAG